The following are encoded in a window of Trichormus variabilis 0441 genomic DNA:
- a CDS encoding NACHT domain-containing protein — MSILTDSNETSHLPDSCSSTLGKQNFHNSLFSVPEAFEFSLVVVNDLVFAKRGKYLTDAELVVMRGALNNLDYEEIAHNSNYTVNYLQRCVAPLLWDTLSETIGNGDRVGKKKLRQILEELNQKYHIQSPFEPYLTLSSSDNSSLIIRGQLPEISNFYGRIHELNLLKELIFKHRCITLVGVAGVGKSSLATKLIVELSKKPRRQFDALIWKSLSHIPSLPELTHELIALIQPSLIPELPLSSSTHNLISILIQQLQSCPCLLVLDGFEALFQRSNFTERLEYSIFLNRLIDEASPSCLLLTTRILPDELNILIKNNPSTIKVFKVNGLDIDAATQLLSDLGLQQEENYQSLINTYWGNPLELKNVVSRIERFFSGSTLKFLENKTTLISLQLQTMLNEMFGQVLSDLQRRIMICITEDLVLTSQPISFAKLLTRLRQLPNLPVSTSELITDLEKLERLSLIESGKDNTTKEITFTLQPVVKKYINTDPAGLVHPSEQFTPYSTTTQKNTHAH; from the coding sequence ATGAGTATACTTACTGACTCCAATGAAACTAGTCATTTGCCGGACTCTTGTTCTAGCACTTTGGGAAAACAAAATTTTCATAATTCCTTATTTTCCGTGCCGGAGGCTTTTGAGTTCTCTTTAGTAGTGGTAAATGACTTGGTGTTTGCCAAAAGAGGCAAATATTTAACTGACGCTGAACTAGTTGTGATGCGGGGAGCGCTCAATAATTTAGATTATGAGGAGATCGCCCACAACTCAAATTATACTGTGAACTATTTGCAGAGGTGTGTAGCTCCTCTGTTATGGGATACTCTTTCTGAAACTATTGGCAATGGCGATCGGGTAGGAAAGAAAAAACTGCGGCAAATATTAGAAGAACTTAACCAAAAGTATCATATCCAATCTCCTTTTGAGCCATATCTAACTTTATCCTCTAGTGATAATTCATCTTTAATCATTAGAGGGCAACTACCCGAAATATCTAACTTTTATGGACGAATACATGAACTCAACCTTCTTAAAGAATTGATTTTTAAGCATCGTTGCATAACACTTGTAGGGGTAGCTGGAGTCGGAAAATCCTCCTTAGCGACTAAATTAATAGTAGAATTAAGCAAGAAACCTCGACGGCAATTTGATGCTTTAATTTGGAAATCACTATCTCATATTCCTTCACTTCCAGAGTTAACGCATGAGCTAATTGCTCTGATTCAACCATCTTTAATTCCTGAGTTACCCTTATCTAGTTCTACACATAACTTGATTTCAATATTAATTCAACAATTGCAATCTTGTCCCTGTTTGCTAGTGCTTGATGGTTTTGAAGCTTTGTTTCAAAGAAGTAATTTTACAGAACGTCTCGAATATAGCATTTTTTTAAATCGTTTAATTGATGAAGCTTCTCCTAGTTGCTTACTTTTAACTACTCGAATTTTACCTGATGAGTTAAACATTCTCATCAAAAATAATCCATCTACTATTAAGGTTTTTAAAGTTAATGGACTAGATATAGATGCAGCGACACAACTTTTATCAGATTTAGGATTACAACAGGAAGAAAATTATCAATCTCTAATCAATACTTATTGGGGAAACCCTTTAGAGTTAAAAAATGTAGTTAGCCGAATTGAACGTTTCTTTAGTGGTAGCACTCTAAAGTTTCTAGAGAATAAAACTACTCTTATTAGCCTTCAACTTCAGACGATGCTTAATGAAATGTTCGGTCAGGTCTTAAGTGATCTTCAACGCCGGATTATGATCTGCATAACCGAGGATTTAGTCTTAACATCTCAGCCAATCAGTTTTGCTAAATTATTAACCCGATTAAGACAACTCCCTAATTTACCAGTGTCAACATCAGAATTGATAACAGATTTAGAAAAACTTGAAAGATTATCATTAATTGAAAGTGGAAAAGATAATACTACTAAAGAAATTACTTTTACTCTGCAACCAGTCGTTAAAAAATATATTAATACAGATCCAGCAGGTTTAGTACATCCCTCTGAGCAGTTCACCCCCTATTCCACCACCACTCAAAAAAATACTCATGCTCATTAA
- a CDS encoding CHAT domain-containing protein: protein MQTLGLTPRACNVLIEALKLNSASGICTSPTPPNETTKLLELFDKKTVSSLDLLALQNLGNALRKLGKLTESEAVFSKTLMLSEEQPSFNTSSVLLSLGNTKFYAYKFFKDKYLQVEEPAFRQKISNLSQQKALEAIEIYQQILSQKNITSSIKLQSLVQKLSLLLDYKQWLNNTKSQNPSLKNEQQVQETVNVLLNNSYLFEEVPINESIYSQLNFAKSLNQIPDKTLNSLAIKYTLASLQKANSINNKRLISYSSGILGELQPEKAHTYLSEALSIAQSIQAWDIAYRWQQQLGKLYKQQRKNQKAITFYEAAIENLTKVRDNLSTNNLDLQFSFYEKVEPIYRDYIRLLISSSHLQLDKAIQVYEQLQLAELENYLKCGKLEFIPINSIANLKNKPTVINIIDLGDSIEVIVRSPNQSLHHHSVNAKNIRTNLEDFLNTLQDEEFADIEKSVIITHSQILYQELIAPIKKYLPSSGTLLFTLDNSFQSIPMSLLHDGRDYLFKNYSITTTLGSRIRPPKALLKEQLNALIAGLSQSSPSFHSKNAPPGLKPLPEVEKEVVDVKQQTRGSIKLLNEQFTSDNFQQELKTAKFPIVHVTTHGQFSSDPEQTVLLAWDKPINIQEFDGWLKVQNNQDPIELLVLSACQTAKGNKRSTLGIAGVAAQAGARTTLASLWLVDAESTAMLVEQFYKGLNNNLSKAEALRQAQISLLSHPQYQHPYYWAGFVLVGSWL from the coding sequence TTGCAAACATTAGGTTTAACCCCTCGTGCTTGCAATGTACTGATAGAGGCATTGAAACTAAATTCTGCCTCTGGAATTTGTACCTCTCCGACACCACCGAATGAAACTACAAAACTATTAGAGCTATTTGACAAAAAAACAGTCTCATCACTTGATTTGTTGGCATTACAAAATTTAGGTAATGCACTGCGTAAATTAGGAAAACTTACTGAATCAGAAGCAGTATTCAGCAAAACTCTTATGCTCTCTGAAGAACAGCCTAGTTTCAATACTAGTTCAGTATTATTAAGCTTAGGCAATACTAAATTTTATGCTTATAAATTCTTCAAAGATAAATATCTGCAAGTAGAAGAACCCGCATTCCGCCAAAAGATATCCAACTTAAGCCAACAAAAAGCATTAGAAGCGATTGAGATATATCAACAAATTCTTAGCCAGAAGAATATAACTTCTTCTATCAAGTTACAGTCACTCGTACAAAAGTTAAGCTTGTTATTAGATTATAAGCAGTGGCTAAATAATACTAAATCTCAAAACCCTTCCCTAAAAAATGAGCAGCAAGTTCAAGAGACAGTCAATGTTTTATTAAATAATTCTTATCTGTTTGAAGAAGTCCCAATAAATGAATCGATTTATTCTCAATTAAATTTTGCTAAAAGTTTGAATCAAATTCCTGATAAAACACTAAATTCATTAGCTATAAAATATACATTAGCAAGTTTACAAAAAGCCAATAGTATAAATAATAAAAGATTAATCTCGTATAGTAGTGGTATTTTAGGAGAGCTACAGCCAGAAAAAGCTCATACTTATTTAAGTGAAGCGCTAAGTATAGCTCAATCGATCCAAGCCTGGGACATTGCCTATAGATGGCAACAACAATTAGGTAAATTGTATAAACAACAAAGAAAGAATCAAAAAGCTATTACATTTTATGAAGCAGCTATTGAAAATTTAACTAAAGTTAGAGATAACCTTTCCACAAATAATTTAGATTTACAATTTTCATTTTATGAAAAAGTCGAACCTATCTATCGAGATTATATACGCTTACTAATTAGCAGTTCTCATCTTCAACTAGATAAAGCAATTCAAGTTTACGAACAACTGCAATTGGCAGAGTTAGAAAATTACTTAAAATGTGGCAAGCTGGAATTTATACCTATAAATAGTATTGCTAATCTAAAAAATAAGCCGACAGTAATTAATATTATAGACTTGGGTGACAGTATAGAAGTAATTGTTCGCTCACCAAATCAATCATTACATCACCACTCAGTCAATGCCAAAAACATCAGAACTAATCTTGAAGATTTTTTAAATACTTTACAAGATGAAGAATTTGCTGATATCGAGAAATCTGTAATTATTACTCATTCGCAGATATTGTATCAAGAACTAATTGCACCCATTAAAAAATATTTACCATCATCTGGAACACTGCTTTTTACTCTTGATAATTCTTTCCAAAGTATTCCGATGAGTCTACTTCACGATGGGAGAGATTACTTGTTTAAAAATTATAGTATTACAACCACATTAGGTTCTCGAATCCGACCACCCAAAGCTTTGCTCAAAGAACAGCTAAATGCTCTCATTGCTGGGCTTTCTCAATCTAGTCCTAGTTTTCATTCAAAAAACGCCCCTCCAGGATTAAAACCTTTACCAGAAGTAGAAAAAGAAGTAGTTGATGTTAAACAACAGACTAGAGGATCAATTAAGTTACTAAATGAACAATTTACTAGTGACAATTTTCAACAAGAATTGAAAACGGCTAAATTTCCTATTGTTCATGTTACTACTCACGGCCAGTTTAGTTCTGACCCTGAACAAACAGTACTTTTAGCTTGGGACAAACCCATTAACATTCAAGAATTTGATGGCTGGTTAAAAGTTCAAAATAACCAAGACCCTATTGAGTTATTAGTTCTCAGCGCTTGCCAAACTGCTAAAGGTAACAAACGCTCTACTTTAGGTATCGCTGGGGTAGCAGCACAGGCTGGCGCAAGAACTACACTCGCTTCCTTGTGGTTAGTAGATGCCGAATCTACAGCTATGCTTGTTGAACAATTCTATAAAGGTTTAAATAACAACCTCTCTAAAGCTGAAGCACTGCGACAAGCTCAAATAAGCTTACTTTCTCATCCTCAATATCAACACCCTTACTACTGGGCAGGATTTGTTCTGGTTGGTAGTTGGCTTTGA
- a CDS encoding protein kinase domain-containing protein, giving the protein MSVYCINPLCEQRKNPDNAEVCLACGTPLIINNRIRLLKPLRELSFDPQNYFEVFEVEDRRTQEYPVHQRRVMKVLKWNSSKYRELIEQEFLTLQLIKYPNIPKCNINDFFTFTPHNSPLELRCLLMDKIEGKNLDDWIKSHDKITQNLAWEWTKQLVEILDVIHHNEFFHRDIKPANIILQPNGQLALVDFGTARRITDTYLAKISASGGTDTTIGNYEVTTVISPLYSPLEQINGRAVPQSDFYALGRTIVRLVTGVSLLQLPTDKKTGKLIWRNKAPQIDKPFADFLDELMSPLPGKRPQSTKIILERLENLPWHSQVHRIISSHIFKISIVSIFLLVSLASYIFLQPVIAESFLNQGKKALEQNQLDEAQNKFQQAVKIKPDIAKQVSNFYLEQGIRRDISPQRARQYYELSIKYNPQNGSAYNNLALICQQLQDIECVNNSYKEVFKLKPNKWESHYGLGSFYDELGKYDLAEQQYNLAIKSSDLALDAVSNLARIKVIQGQYEAAINIANKGLQKAEEPELKAALYKTIGWAKYEEKKYAEAEKNLEKAQSLDLQRVDTYCLLAKTQEALGKFESARVWWEPCLLISTNLPEVVQWRVEILQRIQLPRNYETKK; this is encoded by the coding sequence ATGTCAGTTTATTGCATAAACCCCCTATGTGAACAACGAAAAAATCCGGACAATGCAGAAGTCTGTCTTGCCTGTGGGACTCCACTTATAATTAATAATCGCATCCGTCTACTAAAACCATTAAGAGAATTAAGCTTCGATCCCCAGAACTACTTTGAGGTGTTTGAAGTGGAGGATAGGCGGACTCAAGAGTATCCTGTTCATCAACGGCGAGTGATGAAAGTTTTAAAATGGAACTCTTCTAAATATAGAGAATTGATTGAGCAAGAATTTCTAACTTTACAGTTAATTAAGTATCCAAACATACCTAAATGTAACATAAATGATTTTTTTACATTCACGCCGCATAATAGTCCACTAGAGTTACGTTGTTTGTTGATGGATAAAATTGAAGGCAAGAATTTAGATGATTGGATAAAGAGCCACGATAAGATTACACAAAATCTTGCTTGGGAATGGACTAAACAATTAGTAGAAATTCTTGATGTAATACATCATAATGAGTTTTTTCATAGAGATATAAAACCAGCTAACATCATTCTGCAACCAAATGGACAATTAGCATTAGTTGATTTTGGGACGGCTCGGCGAATTACAGATACTTACTTAGCGAAAATTAGTGCCAGTGGAGGAACAGATACAACTATAGGGAACTACGAAGTTACAACTGTAATTTCGCCTTTATACAGTCCATTAGAACAAATTAACGGTAGAGCAGTGCCTCAGTCGGATTTTTATGCACTAGGTCGAACTATTGTCCGTTTGGTTACTGGGGTGTCCTTGTTGCAATTACCAACTGATAAAAAAACGGGCAAACTAATCTGGAGAAATAAAGCGCCTCAAATTGATAAGCCTTTTGCTGATTTTTTGGATGAGTTAATGTCACCTCTACCGGGAAAACGTCCACAAAGCACTAAAATTATTTTAGAAAGATTAGAAAATCTGCCTTGGCATTCTCAAGTTCATCGAATAATTAGTTCACATATATTTAAAATTAGTATAGTTAGTATATTTTTATTAGTTAGTTTAGCCTCATACATATTTTTACAACCTGTAATAGCAGAAAGTTTTTTAAACCAAGGAAAGAAAGCTTTAGAACAGAATCAGCTTGATGAGGCTCAAAACAAATTTCAGCAAGCAGTTAAAATAAAACCTGATATAGCAAAACAAGTATCAAATTTTTATCTGGAGCAAGGGATTAGACGTGATATTTCTCCCCAAAGAGCTAGACAATATTATGAGTTATCTATTAAATACAATCCTCAGAATGGTAGCGCGTATAATAATTTAGCGTTAATATGTCAGCAACTACAAGACATTGAATGTGTAAATAACAGTTATAAAGAGGTTTTTAAACTCAAACCGAATAAATGGGAATCTCATTATGGATTAGGTAGTTTCTATGACGAATTGGGCAAATATGATTTAGCAGAACAACAATATAATCTAGCTATAAAAAGTAGTGATCTAGCATTAGATGCTGTAAGTAATTTAGCACGAATAAAGGTTATACAGGGACAATATGAAGCTGCTATTAATATAGCCAATAAGGGATTACAAAAAGCTGAAGAACCTGAATTAAAAGCAGCACTATATAAAACTATAGGTTGGGCGAAGTATGAAGAAAAGAAGTATGCAGAAGCTGAAAAAAATTTAGAAAAAGCCCAAAGTTTAGATTTACAAAGAGTAGATACATACTGCCTGTTAGCCAAAACACAAGAGGCTCTAGGAAAGTTTGAAAGTGCTAGAGTTTGGTGGGAACCATGTTTGCTAATAAGTACAAATTTGCCTGAAGTAGTACAGTGGCGAGTAGAAATATTGCAAAGAATCCAACTTCCAAGAAATTATGAGACTAAAAAATAA